In the Ornithodoros turicata isolate Travis chromosome 5, ASM3712646v1, whole genome shotgun sequence genome, GCCTTTCCCACTGGTtctcgaaagcacgtgacctcgccCGCGGTCGCCTCGCTTTATTGTGCCTTCCGCGATGCGAGAGGTGGATGAGCTTCCGTATTCGCCTTGGATATTTACTACGAGTCTAGTGACCTCactgctgtaaaacttggaactCAGGTTCATATCGATGAACGTAACCCTTTTTTACATTTATCCTTCACAGCTTCGTGCTAAGTGATCTAACCCCCCTAAAGGgaaggaagagggaaagcataAGTTTCTCTCTCGCCCTCATAAACCACGAACGACGCAGCCAATGAATTCTGTTCCTTTTGTGATGGTGTCAACGTAACTGTACCTTTCATTCCTCggggagaaatttttgcactttatttctacTAATATTGAGTGCCATATCATGAAAGTGATGTGACGGCGATGTGATATGACACGTTACTCATCGCCACCCTCATCACTCAGATACGAAAACCCTTCTTCGTTTCAGCACTCAATGGGATGGGAGCTCGCAGCCTACACTGCAGGGCCCTGGCTTATCCTAGGCAGCATCATCTACTTCCTTCCCGCCTTATGGGGACTTCTTTCTTACGTCACCGGTGCCTTAGGTCTGGCACTGCTTGCCACAATCATGGGACGTTTCATCAGCGCCAGGTTACCGAACGCGCGTGTGCAGCCCGAGGGTCGCGCCGTCCTGATTACTGGCTGTGATACGGGATTTGGCCACGACTTGAGCGTTCGGCTCGACAAGCAAGGGTTCCAGGTCTTTGCTGGATGCCTGTTTCCCGATGGGGAAGGTGCCAAGAGTCTCAGGAGGAATTGTTCCAGTAGGTTGCACGTAGTCACACTGGATGTGACCAAGGAGGAGCATTTCGAAAGCACGCTTGCTTATGTGAAGAAGAACCTGGGAGACAACAGTACGTATTTACATTTTATTCAACATGGTAGTTCTGTCCTTTAACATATTCAACGCTTTATTTTTCGTGACGTTGTCAACGTATCCCTGAGTTTTGGAGAGACGAATGGGCGCAACACACAGACGAACAGTACGGGATAACACAACTTTTCCGGTGACGTGTTGTACGGTCTGTGTATCACTGCTATTTTTTCTCGCAGTTACGTATCGTTATCCTTGACAACTTGGTCCTTGTGCACACTAatgttcgtaaaaaaaaaaaaaaaaaaagatattggTAAGTAAAGCTGTTGTTGAAGGGGAGGTGAGGAAACGCTCATTGTGAAGTGTTGCATACCTTTTGGCTAGAGAGCCTTGCTTATAGTTGGCTCCATTTGGTTACGTGGGGTACAATATTCGTTAGGTATAGCTTTTGCCATCTGGCAACCCTatcgaggaaaaaaaagaatttcTTTTCTACGTATCATGCTGAGATAGAGATCCACTGTCACGCACCAAGCTATGACGTCTGAGGAACGAGAGCTACTGCCGTCACCATTGGTTcacgtaagcacgtgacctctcccgcgtCGTTTCACTGGCGGAGACGCCACCAGTGTTGTTGAAATGAATCACGCGAGTGACTGTGTTTTCGGAACCATGAGCATATCCGATGTACAACGAAGCTCcttataggaagggagttgcctcaggacagaagccttctgtcctgaggcaactcccttcctacattctaccggttcgctggatttctacccatctacgaaGCTCCTTATAGTACGTTATCATCCTCAAGTGATAATTTGCGACTGTCCGCTCTCTTTTCTCTGCGTCTCATTTGTGCTTTCTCTCTTCTTGTCGATCAGGACTGTGGGCTGTTGTGGCAAACGCCGGCATATTCCTGTCCATGGAACTGGAGTGGATGCCCATGAAGGACATCAGAAAGCTGTTCGAAGTGAATGTCTTCGGCTGTGTGCGCACCGTTCAGACATTCTTGCCTCTATTGAGGGAGTCTAAGGGAAGAGTGGTCCTTATGGCCAGTTACGCAGGTGAGGAGCTGACAAAGACGAACGTTAAAGGGAAAGTTCGCTCTCTAACGTAATTGAAATACTAGATATGTCTGGCAGGAGCAAGCAACTCCCGCCCTTCTTCGCTCGAAACCGACGTACTTCCAGGGTTATACGTACCCAGATCCTGCGGGAAGGGGCAAGCAGGGTAATCTCATTAGCTCACGTTACCTGTCCGTGACGTCATCGCCAGGATGATCACGTGTCAGTGTACTTTCCCGCACCTCTTCCTCGCAAATCATTTTCCGCAGCAGGCACCAGGAGCTCCCGAAGCCTGGTGATAAGGGAACGCCTTCGTGTCGTCACAATGTGGTCACGCTGACGTGGCGTATACATCTCTCTCCTCGGAAATTTTGAACCGTGTGGACTCCAATGCATTGTAATACGAGAATACATTCATAACTATATCCTAAGTCGGCGAAAAATGAAGCAGCGATTCGGTAAATCAAGGAATTACAAACTGATCAGCGAACCGTCCCTTTGACCAAAGGCTATATATGTGGCTGCACCACACGACATGTCTGCATGACGGCTGTGGTTTTGCTATGTAGGAAGGGGTACGTCAACGTGGATCAACGCTTACAGCATGACAAAGCACGCAGTGATTTCGCTAGGAGATGGACTCAGAAGGGAACTGGCCAAATGGGATGTCACAGTGTCGATGGTGGAACCTACTTACCACAAGTAAGTTGTACTCGGCAAGGCACACGCTTCGAATAGTCTTTCTTGCTGGTGTATTCTCAAATTTTTACATTTTTAATTTTTGCGTAAGCGACCGACTGCTCTAAACGTTCTGCCTTGATCCCTGGCCCATCAAAAGATGCTAGTGAACACTATCGGGTACTGCGCTTATCAGCAGCAGTGTTGTGGTTTCATTATTTGGCAAAGATCCACGCCGGAACACAGGAGACTGAAGCGGGCAACTGAAAACAACATCCACCTAAATCTCAGTTCACATGCGGCCGCCAGAGAATACACAAAACAAATTTGTTTATAGTGGCACAATGGTGGGACAGACCCAGTTCTTTGCAGACCCTTGGTGGTTCCCTACAAGCAGAGCCGGCGAGAGGGTGGGACAGCCGGGGATGGCGCCCCGGAGCCCGGACCACTTGAGGGGCACGCGGGGCCCCAAGGCCTGTCGTAATCATACAAAGAAAAATACTTGGACTGTGTAGCCGTGCCGTGAGGAGGGCGCCGGAATGTGACCCATCCGCAAGGGTAGTACGATCCCAGTGCATCAGGCACGTGCGCAGCAGACGTTCGAAGTCCACGCGTGCGAAACTTAGTACACAGCTGACATCACAAGGTGACATGCTCATTCTTCTTCACCCCTTCAGACTTCACAGTGCCCCCTCTATCTCTGTCCCTGATTTGAGCCTTTCGCTACGCTCGATACTTGTAGCGCTGTCATAGAAAAAAGTGCGCCATGATAGTTCGCTCTGCAAAAATGTTTTGCGCGATTGTTTGATAAATTGCGCACCGTTCTACGCAATATGAAAGGTCGGTCCCTTGCCCCTATGCACTGGCTAATGTGCGAGGGTACCATACGACTACCTAAACCGTCTGAGGCTTTGACCAGACTGTTCAAGGCCATAGTAACACTTGCTTCCAATTTTTCAATGTCGCTGTGGCTTATTTTCGGAGTCGGAAACAGGTGTGCTTAACTGTACTGAATTAATTTCCAGGACTCCAATCATACCAACGCCTGCTGACATAATCAAAAAGTGTGAACAAATTCCTGAAGACATCACCAAGGACTATGGCAAGTCTTACATGTACGCCATGGCTGAAAGGTCCAGATTCGTGTTCGACACGTTCGCACGTGACAACGTATCTGAAGTCGTCGATACCATGGAAACAGCGACATGCATCAAGCATCCTCAGGCATCATACAAGTGCATTGGCTATACCATGTGGGTCTGCATGTACCTTCTCACAGTTATGCCGACCATCTTTGGAGACGTTACGGACTATCTTATCTACACCCCGAACGTCTATGAAAAAAATGGAAGGCTCGTGGAATCAGTTCCATTCTACAACAAGATCTGCGAGAAGTTGTCAAACATCAAAAACATTGCACGGCGAAGTGCAGCGTAAGTCCTGGGCTGAAACCCAGTGTTCCAAGATATACTTTGGGGTGCCACAGTGGCTTCATACTCAGTGAATGTTGTGAGTGCACATGTGTgtgcaggacaattgctcacttCTCTGGATatgtgatggtggtggtgtgatTTTGACGACACATCTTTGTGCATGGGGTGCATGGACTTTATGCTGAAAATACCTCACCACAGCCATGCCTTGATTTGTATCCAATACTATGTGCCTGTTGACACAGGAATGTCATCTGGGCAGGCAGGAAGTAACATGTTCTTCTGGAAGGAATAAAGAGGTTTCGAGATATATCGAAACCTGTTGCTTTATGCCCAGGTGCCAGTAAAGTTTTAAAACCTCTTGGCGAGTTTGTCAACTCTATGCATTGATACTGTGCTCCAACCAGGTCTCTCTtaaaattctgtgttagcaccacgaagcgtggctacgagcagcgtgctgacgtggacagatagagagaggacagtgggaaggagtggggaacaggatgGGGGTTAGTacgcatcctgggccgacttcaggtggaACTGGGCCAAcgttcgtctagaaagtctgcgggaaaacaccagacagcacagccatgAAGTGACAGAAATATCTGAATGAACTGTAATGTCACCACATCAGAAAGTAAGAGTAAGAAGACTGTCCCCACCTAGTGTGGTTCTATCCAAGTGTGCATGCACTTCCAGCCTCTGGTGTAATGAGGCAGGTTAAGTTGGGAGCTCCAGTGGTTCCTTGCTTTGGGGGAAGTGTACACAGATTCCTCCATAAAAACCTATGGGCTGGCAACATGTCTGCGAAACGTAGCCTCAAGTTAAGGCctcctggttttctgctgcagcaaattcaaaattcggcggcaccgacttgtaaattccgcgatcTTCTGCGCCAAGGAGTCAATGGCTGCTTGAAGCAGGAAAcactattttcttggataatgtgggaacaactcagcattacatgatatcttgtgttctctgACAGCGAATGCCGTCTGTCGTCTACAATCcttttgtacctgctgaaagatctttcagcatctgcAAAGTTCGTAGGAATTGACAAATACTTGATCGCAATAGACGCTAAATTCAGAGCAAGCACCCTCATTCCGTCACAAAACACAATTACcctatttactcgcataatttgcgcactttttctTCCTAAAAAAAGTCGGATAAGTTGGGGGTAGTTCGTTAGAATATTCAGACGacaaaaaaatttcaaaatttttgtaTGCCGGTCATACAGGCTCTCGGTAGAGCCGATATTGACATTATCACTGCATTACCCAAGCTCAAAAGAAGCACCCAAATACTGCGCAACCAGCAAAATGTCAACCCACTACTGCTCATATACCAGTGAAATACGTTGAGACACTGCCGGAAGACACTGCTAGTCGCACTTGAGAACCGAAACCACGCTATGTTCACCAACTTTGTCATGTTATGCTGCAAGGTTTGTCCAGCGTTTCTTTCCTCCTTGTGTAGTTGGAGTGACAGTATCGTCCATCACGTCAGCGGACCATCATCCAAAAGTgtgcgcaaatcaaacaaaagccTTCGACCCAATCGAATTTCTGTGAAATTCTGTGCAACTCGCTGCAAAATTTCGagcaaaataagggattccTCGAAATTTCATGTTGAACAATAGACTCAAAATTCTGTGAAATTTTGTGGAATCGTGGAAAACAAGGGGTCTTAGGTATAGCACATGTACTACGGGCAACGACATATCTGGGGGAGGGATCCAGATGGCTTGACACTCCCTCAATTTCTGTCATCATCACATGCTCCAATCGATTAGGCGGTGTACGTAGCATGCTGTCTTAGACTCGGCCCACCACAGACGTATCCTGGACTTGCCAGACTACGTCCAGAAGCCGCTCTGGATGGACCAGTGGATGATCATGACTAAAATTATTGATGGTTCAAACAATATATCTTAGAATTTGGGGTTTGAGCAACTCCTTTAACATGTCCTACTTCCACATAATACATTTCTGAGAGACCATGAATATTATGCAGCAATGGAGCTACATCAGAACATTGCTCATGGTACCTAGGAATGCTAGAGGCAGCAAACTAAGTGTACCTTCATAGTATACACTAGAAGGTTCACTACAGCTCCCCACCTCTAGAAGTGTTGGGGAACCACTCAAAGGTCCACCGAGACAATGTACATTGCAAAAAGCAAAACTGTACCTCACACTCCTCTCCTATCACTCCTACTCTCCTCACACTATCACTGTGAGGAGACTGATGAtctttagagcctgaagttttagggttttacccgattcttccccgaattgaaggctcACTCTTTAGGGCGAAACCCGATTTTCCGAATACCcgattcccctcactgggatgtctgcaggaatgcactaacttacttgtttggcagcaaatgcaattacatcaccatttgtaccaaaccactacagttagtttgagtaactaagtccgatttctccccgaatttagcatactggaagtttttccacctgaattcgcatgaatttagtgcacatgtttatttaccagatttttacccccaaatttagaaaaaaatatttcccgaaaacttcaggctctaatgatCTTTTCGCTCCTGTGCCTCACACTTTCATGCAGCGCTCattgtgtgtatgtatgtatgcctTCCCTCCGTCCAGTTTTTCGAGCTGTTTTTTCCCTGTTCACTTGTCAGCTTTGTCCCACTTTTCTGTGTCATCAGAAACTGTGAAGCATACCTGTTGCTGTGACTAtttaaaacagaaaaaaaggccAGAGCGTAGTGATCTGACGAGGTGACGCTATGATGTTAGACAGCTTTGCCAGGAGCACAGCGTTCTCCTGGAAAAATCCTTGTGATGCAAACACAGCGGCGGGATGAAACCACACACTTTTTAATGCCTGCAACGGTGCACAACATCGTAAATAGTCTTGtatacattaaaaacacggTTAATGAGGTATACACTGCAACGTGGACATAAATGCAGTGCAGGACGTAAAACTGAGCATGCAGAAATATTTGGTTGGCGCAtgaaatatatatatcttgTCACATACTCTGCAAACACATTTCAAACAGTTGTAAAGATAAGGAGAGGCACATTCCAAGATAGCACTGGACCTAGGAAGAGCAGACTGGAGGGCAGTTCAGCTTTCAAGGACGAGTTCCTTCGTCACAGCTTGCTCAAGTTCCCTAGTTTGTGTTTCTGAAAAGGTTACGGTATGTCAAAGCAATGCAACTTTCAAACGTATGTTCAATCCAAATTCCACACACGTTTTTGTTCTATACAATAAAAGTGTTTTATCTATGCTGATATTGAGTTTTAGCAAAAAGACTGCATCATTTAAAATTGGTAAAATTATTGccttattattatttaattatATTGCCTTAACAAAGTAAAAGGCAAGCATAACACCTATGCAAGTTCATGTACCTGAGCTTAAGGTGGGgtggacagacacaacacatgATGACTAGTTCCTGAAATTTTTgggaaacattttttttctaaacttcggggggtaaaaatcaggtaagcaaacatgtgctctaaattcatgcgaattcgggtgaaaaaacttgcattatgctaaattcggggagaaatctggtgcATTtcctcaaactaactgtactgcttcggtacaaacagtgatgtaactgcatttgctgccaaacaagttagtgtgcattcctacagatatctcagagagggcaatttgctgggttaaaattgggtttcaccctaaagaggaaatcttcaattcagggtgcaaattcgggggaagaatcgggttaaaccctaaaacctCAGGCTAGAATGATGACTTGTGTTAATGTACTTGGTCGGTTTCTGAAATGTGTAGATTAGAACAGCATGAATGGTGATTAGAGAAGTTCCTTGCACAGAGCACTACATTTATAAAGTAcagtcatatacagggtgtcccagaaagcgTGTAATTgaatataataaaaaaaactatgccacctagaatcatgcggtcaatggcatttgttcttagtacgtttttgccacttcctgatgtgagtgtcatgtatcgtaagtttaattacgtaaatatTTGCAatctgaactcagaaatttgccaagtaaaggtcacttttttaccttaCCAATATGAAGAGCCTGCCGAATCTACTTAAAGTCATGGTaactgacagtgatattcacgagctatcccactGGAAAAAACAGCTGAACATTGTGCATTTCGGAGCACTGGACCATAACGCGTGATGACTTTTTGAgtgcaatcgctctcagtccgatcaaaggaggttccaaagtcAGCCCagagagtgatagtagaaaaagtaagagttcctgaaattgggagagggaaagcattatcccggCGAAAGTCgtacgcgataagccatgcctgcgttatctctttctgcaatGCCGGGGCGGGTTGGgtttcgaacctcctttcgtcggactgacaaagcttgcgctgaaaaattcatggcacgctatcctgtgggagctccgtaaagcatgatgttcggctatttttttccgatgagatagctcctgaatatccctgtcaattatcattaatttgagcaAATTAGACAcgttcttcacattggtggggtaaaaaactGACATTtagttggcaaatttccgacttaagctcgcaaaaatttacgtaattaaacttacacgacattcacatcaggagggagcaaaaatctagtaagaacaaatcccgttgaccgcatgactctaggtggtgtagtttaaTTATAATTCAGCGACACGTtttgtgggacaccctgtacataaaaGCATCAGCATATACGAGGCACTGTTGCTCCAATACAAATGGAAGGATTAATGAAGCTGAGCCAACCTTCTTTCTGAGGTGGTGTGGTCTCAGAGTTTCCATCATTAGGGCACTCCTTGTCTTGCAATTCAGCGAGAGCTCTCTGTCTTTCTCCTTCCTCCCTCCTGTTGAGCTCATCAACAATCTCAGTAACCACGGGTAGCACCTTGTCTAACATGGATTCTGTCTGATTCATGACAATCAGCATCTGCTCCTTCAGTGCCTTAACACTGTTCTGAACCTCTGTCAGGTGAAGCAGCAGAGCATCAATCTGCAAAGGGAACACTTGTACTTAAACAATTTACTTTATTGGTAGTTTCTTACTAAATGGAACTTTACAGCAGTACAGCCTGCACATACCAGGGTTATCCAGAAAGTAAGCTCTGATTGGCTATTAAAGAAACACAAAATCTTGATTTCAAAGTGTGTAATTTTCACCTCACACGTCTTAAATTACATTTCGATGCAGATGCCACCATTACCGAAACACTTATCATAGCGGCGGACCAATTTTTGTATTCCCTCGTTGTAGAATGACGATGCCCATTACAAAACTAAAATATGGTGGGCATATCATCCCCTCCTTCACATAGCCTTCCTAGTTTTCGTCTCCTTTTTCATTGTATATAAGACAACGGCCACAATGGAAACAGTTTTGTCATCTCTTCTCACAAACATTACGAGAACTCTCACAGCAGTAACTAACAGAGGTTGTGGGCCACTCCAGTGCCTTAAATATTTTAAATATGAAGAAATATATGGAAATATATGGACAACACCAATATTTCCAAATGGAACATACGTTTTGGATGCACCTTGTAAAAAACATCTCGTAAACTGACTCTGCAAAGCTTCACATTTTATGAGTGTAACTATAATCTAAAGATTTTGTAATCAATGGCAAAAACTTTACAATTTGAGGGTGAGTCCTGGACAAAAACTGTCAAGAAATTCTCAAGCGTGCAGCTGCAAAGAGTTAAGCGCAGGCATAACATTACATTTCCCATTGCCCTTTGATAGCAAAAAGTAGCTGCTCACATTGAGCCGGCTCTTCAGTTAGGCATTGAAAGAAAGAAGGTCTTATTGAGCCAGAGCAAGGGGATGACAACAGCACTCTATATActtatgtatccatatagaAATACTAATTAAATTTGATGGGTACAAAATTTATGATGCGACACATTGTCCTCACCTTTCCACTGAGAGCAGCTTTGGAAGACGGGGCAACAGCCGCTGagcaaaaacaaatgtgttgTTGTAGTGCGTTTCCCAAAAATAACGTATCTCACCCACATGGCTAATATATAATGTTCAAAATTTATACATTACGTACAAGTTGAAGTTTTGTCCCGACTGTTCTCCGAAACCTGCCGTACGTGTGGAGGACGGGTCTGTGCCGGCTTTGGCTGCAAATTGTCACAACACATGCACATGCTTTGATTGAAAGAGCAGCAAGTCATACTGTATGCTACTCAACATACAATGAAAAGCCTTTCACCAACACATTTATAATGCAAAAAATTCAAGAAAAGCACACAACCTCGGAGGAGATTACTTACCGATGGTCTTGCCACCTTGGGCTTGGCAGAGCAAGCATGACCAGATCCCTTTTGGAGAGCTGCATTGTATTCCTTAACTAATTTGATGATGTCTGCACACATTATTATCTACAGAATAACAAAATGGAGAATTAAACCAAGTGAGTTTTAACTGCAGTTCAATATAAAGGGACAACTCACTTTCTTCTCTGCAAAGCCTGTGCTTAAAAACTGTGTGCTGCTTAACGGTGGCCTCCACTGGAAAAGCTCCCTCAGAATTCTGTACATTGTTTCTATAAACTTTGCCTTGTCGTGGTCATATGGGGGCAACTTTAGGTCTTTCTGTAAAATCTCCGACGCAATTTTCGAGCTGTACCATTGGAAAACGTAGTCGTATATCGGAAGGTAGGTGTCCACACCTCCAGTAAGCATTCTGCAAAAAGGCGCAAACATGAAACACCACTGACAACTTGCGAGAACACAGACATAAATGTATGTGCCTTAACGACACAAACTTAAGTCTACTAGTTCTGTCTTACTTCTCTGCTTTCTGAGAAGCATTGCACAAACGACGTAACAATCACTTCCCGGCGTCGACTCACCGTCGAGCTCCATGTTCCCAAAATAACACCACAGCACAACAGTTTGAGATTCCATACTGGGTCCATACTgggtgtattttaaatagaataTG is a window encoding:
- the LOC135396153 gene encoding retinol dehydrogenase 7-like → MNRRLHSMGWELAAYTAGPWLILGSIIYFLPALWGLLSYVTGALGLALLATIMGRFISARLPNARVQPEGRAVLITGCDTGFGHDLSVRLDKQGFQVFAGCLFPDGEGAKSLRRNCSSRLHVVTLDVTKEEHFESTLAYVKKNLGDNRLWAVVANAGIFLSMELEWMPMKDIRKLFEVNVFGCVRTVQTFLPLLRESKGRVVLMASYAGRGTSTWINAYSMTKHAVISLGDGLRRELAKWDVTVSMVEPTYHKTPIIPTPADIIKKCEQIPEDITKDYGKSYMYAMAERSRFVFDTFARDNVSEVVDTMETATCIKHPQASYKCIGYTMWVCMYLLTVMPTIFGDVTDYLIYTPNVYEKNGRLVESVPFYNKICEKLSNIKNIARRSAA
- the LOC135394626 gene encoding centrosomal protein of 44 kDa-like, with product MATGDIRNNLKILSAEIRSVKTPPNIVNLDGMLTGGVDTYLPIYDYVFQWYSSKIASEILQKDLKLPPYDHDKAKFIETMYRILRELFQWRPPLSSTQFLSTGFAEKKIIMCADIIKLVKEYNAALQKGSGHACSAKPKVARPSPKPAQTRPPHVRQVSENSRDKTSTSAVAPSSKAALSGKIDALLLHLTEVQNSVKALKEQMLIVMNQTESMLDKVLPVVTEIVDELNRREEGERQRALAELQDKECPNDGNSETTPPQKEETQTRELEQAVTKELVLES